The nucleotide window TGCCGATGTGGTGATGTTCGTCTACCGCGACGAGTACTACAAGGAACGCGAGAAGCCGGGCGAGGACAACCTGGAGGCGATGGCCAAGTGGCAGGAAACCATGCAGCGCGTGCATGGCAAGGCCGAGGTCATCATCGGCAAGCAGCGCCACGGCCCCATCGGCACGGTGGAGCTGAGCTTCGAGGGCCGCTTCACCCGCTTTGGCAACCTTGTGCGGCCCTGGCAGGACGGCAGCGAAGAGCGGTTTTAGGCGGCGCGGTTCCGCGCCTCTGCCGCGCCCCCGCGCTTTGTGCTTGACCTTGCCCGCTGCGCTGCCGAAAACCCCGGCATGGCCAGCGCAACCCTACAGATCGACCTTGATGCCGTGATCGCCAACTGGCGCGCACTGGACCGTATCACCGGGCCGGGCGTCGATACAGGCGCCGTGGTCAAGGCCGATGCCTACGGGCTGGGTGCGGGGCCGGTGGCGCTGGCGCTGGCCCGGGCCGGCGCGCGGCGGTTTTTCGTGGCCCAGGCCGAGGAAGGCGCGGCCCTGCGCAAGACGCTGGGGCCGGGGCCGGAAATCCTGGTCTTCGCCGGCCACATGGCGGGCGATGCCGCGACGCTCGCGCAGGCAGAGCTGACACCGATGCTCAATTCCGTCGAACAGCTGACCCGGCATTTCGAATCGCTGCCGGGCCATGCCTTCGGGATGCAGCTTGATACCGGGATGAACCGGCTGGGGATGGAAGCGCCCGAATGGGAGGCGGTGGCAGGCATCGTGCTGGCCGAGGGGCCGACACTGCTGATGTCGCATCTGGCCTGCTCGGACGACCCCGCCGATCCGATGAACCCGGCGCAGCTGCACGAGTTCATCCGCCTGACCGAGGATACCGGCATTCCCCGCTCGCTCGCGGCGACGGGCGGCATCCTCCTTGGCCCCGAATACCATTTCGAGGTGACACGCCCCGGTATCGGCCTGCATGGCTGCGCGCCCTATCATGCCGGGCAGCAGGCGGTGCGGCTGTCGCTGCCGGTGGTGCAGTGGCGCGACGTGGCAGCGGGCGAGCATGTGGGCTATGCCAATGGCTTCATCGCCGACCGGCCGACGCGCATCGCCACGGTGTCTGCGGGCTATGCCGACGGGCTGGCGCGCACCCTGTCGGGCCGCGCGACGCTGTGGGCCGGGACCATTCCCTGCCCGCTGGTCGGGCGGGTGTCGATGGACCTGATAACCGTCGATGTCAGCCACCTGTCCGAGGTGCCCGACGCGCTGGACATCCTTGGCCCGATGCAGGGCGCCGACGATCTGGCCGCGGTGGCCGGCACCATCGGCTACGAGATCCTCACCGGGCTCGGCTCCCGCTATGCCCGGCGCTATTACGGGGGCCAGCCATGACCGCGCTCACCCGGCCGCTGGCGCATCTGGGCCATGCCGTGCTGTCGGGGCTCGCCGCGCTTGGCCGGGTGTCGCGCTTTGCCGGGGCGACGGTGATGCACCTTGTCCGCCCGCCCTTCTACTGGCGCGAGTTCCTGCATGCCTGCCTGCAGATCGGCTGGCTGAGCCTGCCGGTCGTCGGCATGACCGCGATCTTCACCGGCGGCGCCCTGGCCCTGCAGATCTACGCCGGCGGCTCGCGCTTCAACGCCGAATCCGTGGTGCCGCAGATCGTGGCGCTTGGCATCACCCGCGAGCTGGGGCCGGTGCTGGGGGCGCTGATGGTGGCGGCGCGGGTCGCAAGCTCCATCGCCGCCGAGATCGGCACCATGAAGGTGACAGAACAGATCGACGCGCTGACCACGCTTTCCACGCACCCGATGAAATACCTGACGGTGCCGCGGGTGCTGGCGGCCACGCTGTCGATGCCGCTGCTGGTGGCAGTCGGCGATGCGCTTGGCATCTTCGGCGGCTATCTGGTCGGCATCAACCGGCTGGGCTTTTCCGCCAGCACCTACATGTCCAACACCACCGGCTTCCTGCAGTTCTGGGATGTGGGTTCGGGGCTGGTCAAGGGCGCGGTATTCGGCTTCATCGTGGCGCTGATGGGCTGCTATTTCGGCATGAACTCTGGCCGCGGCGCGCAGGGCGTGGGCGGGGCCACCAAATCGGCCGTGGTCGCCGCCTCGGTGCTGATCCTCGCCTCCAACTATGTGCTGACAGAACTGTTCTTCGCCGCATGATCCGCATCACCGACCTGCACAAGACCTTCGGCACCAACGCGGTTCTGCGCGGGGTGGACCTGCATGTGCCGAAGGGCGAGAGCATGGTCATCATCGGCGGATCGGGCACCGGCAAGTCGGTGCTGCTCAAATGCGTGCTGGGGCTGGTCACACCCGATGCCGGCAGCATCGAGGTCGACGGGCAGGACGTGACCAAGGTGCCCCGCGATGCCTTCCTCGCGCGCTTCGGGATGCTGTTCCAGGGCGGGGCGCTGTTCGACAGCCTCAGCGTCTGGCAGAATGTCGGATTCCGCCTGCTGCGCGGCCCGGCCAAGCTGCCCAAGGCGCAGGCGCGCGAGGTGGCCATCGAGAAGCTGCGCCGCGTCGGCCTGCGCCCCGAGGTGGCCGACCAGTTCCCGGCAGAGCTGTCAGGCGGGATGCAGAAACGCGTCGGCCTTGCCCGCGCCATCGCGGCAGAGCCCGAGATCATCTTCTTCGACGAACCCACAACCGGGCTGGACCCGATCATGGCCGGCGTCATCAACGAGCTGATCCGCGAAATCGTTGTGGAGATGGGCGCAACGGCGATGACCATCACGCACGATATGTCTTCCGTCCGTGCCATTGCCGACAAGGTGGCGATGCTGCATGGCGGCAAGATCCGCTGGACGGGGCCGGTCAGCGAAATGGACGCGACATCAGACCCTTACGTGCAACAATTCATCCACGGCCGCGCCACTGGCCCGATCGAGGCGGTGCGCTGAGGCGCTAAATGATCGGCGAAATGGAAACAATGCCTCGGCATTGTTTCCCGCACGGAAACGACAGGCGGGCTGCCGCCCCCCCGCACACAGGCCCCGCCGATGCCCCATGCCGCCCCCCCCATCCAGACCGCCCGCCCGCTGGTCGCCGTCAACCTTGCGCTTCTGGTGCTGCTCCCGCTGTCCTGGGCGGCGCCCCTGCTGCGGGCGGGGCTGCTGCCGTTCTTCGAGCTGCCGGCGATCTCGGTGCTGACCGGGCTGCAGGCGATCTGGCAGAAGGATGTCGCGCTGGCGCTGCTGGTCGCCTTCCTCGCGCTGGTCGCGCCCTATGCCAAGACCGTGCTGCTGGCGCTGATCCATTTCGGCCGGCTGCCCGCGCGGTTTCTGCCGGTGCTGCAACTGCTGGGCAAGCTGGCGATGGCCGATGTGTTCCTGATCGCGCTTTACATCGTGCTGGCCAAGGGCGTGGGCATGGGGCGGCTGGAAACGGCCTGGGGGCTTTACCTCTTCACCGGTTGCGTGCTGGCCTCGCTGGCAGTGTCGCTGACCAGCAAACGCCCCGGCGCCTAAGCGCGCGCGAAGGGCCGCCCGGGCACCCCGGGCCTTGAACCGCGGGCGGGCCTCGGGCAGAAGGGGGCATGGCCAAAGCCCCCTCCGTGTTCACCTGCACCGCCTGCGGCGCCGTCCACAAGAAATGGGCCGGGCGCTGCGACGCCTGCGGTGCGTGGAACTCCATCACCGAAGAGGCGCCACTGTCGGCGGGCGGTGCCAAGGCGCTCTCGCAGCGCGGCCGCACCATCCCGCTGACCGATCTTGCCACGGAAGAAGCCCCCCCGCCCCGCGTGCGCTGCGGCATGGATGAGTTCGACCGGGTTCTGGGCGGCGGGCTGGTGCCCGCCTCGGCCATCCTTGTCGGCGGCGATCCGGGCATCGGCAAGTCCACCCTGCTGCTGCAAGCCACTGCCAGCTTTGCCCGCAAGGGGGTGAAATGCCTCTATATCTCGGGCGAGGAGGCCGCGGCGCAGGTGCGGATGCGCGCGCAGCGGCTGGGGCTGGCCGATGCGCCGGTCGGCCTTGGCGCCGAAACCAACCTGCGCGACATCCTCACGACGCTCGATGCCGAACGTCCGGGGCTGGCGGTGATCGATTCGATCCAGACCATGTGGGCCGATACGGTCGAGGCGGCGCCCGGGTCCGTCAGCCAGGTGCGCGCCGCCGCGCATGAGCTGGTGACCTTCGCCAAGCGGCGCGGCGTGGCGATCATCCTTGTCGGCCATGTCACCAAGGACGGCCAGATCGCCGGGCCGCGGGTGGTCGAACACATGGTCGATACCGTGCTCTACTTCGAGGGCGAGCGCGGCCACCAGTTCCGCATCCTGCGCGCGGTGAAGAACCGCTTCGGCCCCGCGGATGAGATCGGGGTGTTCGAGATGACCGGCGGCGGGCTGGCGCAGGTCGCCAACCCCTCGGCGCTGTTCCTGTCGGAACGCGGGCAGGCGCAACCAGGATCGGCGGTGTTCGCCGGCATCGAGGGCACGCGCCCGGTGCTGACCGAAGTGCAGGCGCTGGTCGCGCCCTCCACCCTCGCCTCGCCGCGGCGCACGGTGGTGGGGCTCGATTCCGGCCGCGTGTCGACCATCCTTGCGGTGCTGGAAGCGCGCTGCGGCATCCCCTTCACCGGGCTCGACGTGTTCCTGAATGTTGCGGGGGGCATGCGCGTCAACGAACCCGCCGCCGACCTTGCCATCGCCGCCGCGCTGCTTTCGGCGCGCGAGGATGTGGCACTTCCGCCAGACATGGCGATATTCGGCGAAATCAGCCTGTCCGGCGCCCTGCGTCCGGTGGGGCAGGCGGAAAACAGGTTGAAAGAAGCGCAGAAACTTGGTTTTTCACAGGCGATCGCGCCCGAGCGGACCAAGATCGAAGGCATCGAGGGGATGCAGGTGCGCAAGATGTCCGATCTGACGGCATTCGTCGGCGAAATCTTCGGGGCGGGCTGACCCCCTCGGAACAATCAGAGCGGGGCGCATCCACGAATGCCCCGCGAACGGAGCGAGGGGCATGGAAGGTTTTACCGTAATCGACGCGGTAGTGGCAGGTGTGATCCTGCTCTCTGCGATACTGGCCTACAGCCGCGGGCTCGTGCGCGAGATCCTGGCGATTGCCGGATGGGTCGCCGCCGCGGTGCTGGCCTTCGTATTCGCGCCGCAGGTAGAGCCGCTGGTGCGGCAGGTGCCGATCCTGAGCGACTTCCTGGGCGACAGTTGCGAGCTGTCGATCATCGCCGCCTTTGCCGCGGTCTTCGCGCTGAGCCTGGTGGTGGTGTCGATCTTCACGCCGCTGTTCGCTTCGGCGGTGCAGCGCTCGGCCATCGGCGGCATCGACCAGGGGCTTGGCTTCCTGTTCGGCGTGGCGCGGGGGGTGCTGCTGGTGGCGGTGGCCTTCGTGGTCTATGACCGGGTGGTGGTCGACCAGTCGGTGCCGATGGTGGAAAATTCGCGCTCCAACAAGGTCTTCGCCTCGGTGCAGGCCAATCTGGACGAACGGATGCCCGAGGATGCTCCGGGCTGGATCGTCGGGAAATACGAACAACTGGTCGGCGCCTGCGGCATACCCGCCACAGCGCCAGCGGCAGAGCCGGTTCCGGGCGCAGCCGCTCCGGCGATCCCGGGAAACTGAGGATGCAGCGCCCCCTGCCTATCCTTTATCAAGGAATGGCAAGGGGTTGCGGCGCGATCTTAAACCATTTTCTCAACTGCAGCCGTGCTCCCGCGCCGCCGCAATGCAGCACTCAGTTTTCCGCAACGCAGAGATTCGTCCTGTCTTCGTCGGAATTCGCCCTCAAGTGACGTGTCAGGATCGTGACATGGCGGCCAAGGCCGCCTAAATGGTGCCACGCAACCCACCCCGCGGATTCGCCCGCGGATCTGGAGGCCACGCGCATGCAGCCGTTCCTGAGCCACCCCTTCGACGACGACAAGCTGAAGGAGGAATGCGGGGTCTTCGGCGTGATCGGCGTCGCCGATGCCGCCAACTTCACCGCACTGGGCATGCACGCCCTGCAGCACCGGGGCCAGGAGGCCGGCGGTATCGTCGCCTATGACCCCGAGACGGGCTTCAACTCTGCCCGCCGCTTCGGCTATGTGCGCGACAACTTCACCAGCCGCTCGGTGATGGACACGCTGCCCGGCAGCCTTGCCATCGGCCATGTGCGCTATTCCACCGCCGGATCGAAGGGCAATACCGCGATCCGCGATGTGCAGCCGTTCTTCGGCGAGTTCTCGATGGGCGGCGCGGCCATCGCCCATAACGGCAACCTGACCAATGCCGCCGCGCTGCGCCGCGAGCTGATCGAGCGCGGGTCGATCTTCCAGTCCTCGTCGGACAGCGAATGCATCATCCACCTGATGGCCCGGTCGATCCAGAAGAACATCTCCGAGCGGATCAAGGATGCGCTGCGCCGGGTCGAGGGCGCCTTTTCCGTCATCGCCATGACCCGCACCAAGCTGATCGGGGTGCGCGACCCGCTGGGGGTGCGCCCGCTGGTTCTGGGCCGTGTCGGCGAGGGTTGGGCGCTGTCGTCGGAAACCTGCGCGCTCGACATCATCGGCGCCGAGTTCATCCGCGAGATCGAGCCCGGCGAGATGGTGGTGATCGAGCATGGCGAGGTGCAAAGCTCGCGCCCCTTCGGACCCGCCAAATCGCGCTTCTGCATCTTCGAGCATGTGTATTTCAGCCGCCCGGATTCGATCCTCGGCGGCCGTTCCGTCTATGAGACCCGCCGCCAGATCGGGGTGGAGCTGGCGATCGAGGCGCCGGTGGAGGCCGATCTGGTCTGCCCGGTGCCCGACTCTGGCACGCCCGCGGCCATCGGCTACAGCCAGCAATCGGGCATTCCCTATGCGATGGGGATCATCCGCAACCAGTATATGGGCCGGACCTTCATCGAGCCGACCGAGAGCATCCGCAACATGGGGGTGCTGCTGAAGCTGAACGTCAACCGGGCGCTTATCAAGGGCAAGCGGGTGATCCTGGTCGACGACTCGGTCGTGCGCGGCACCACCAGCCGCAAGATCAAGGACATGATCCTCGATGCCGGCGCCGCCGAGGTGCATTTCCGCATCGCCTCGCCACCGACCGCCTGGCCCTGCTTCTACGGCGTCGACACGCCCGACCGCGACAAGCTGCTGGCCGCGCGGATGAGCGAGGAAGAGATGCGCGAATGGATCGGCGTCGACAGCCTGAAGTTCATCTCGCTGGACGGGCTCTACCGCGCGGCGGGAGAGGCGAACGGGCGCAATCGTGCCAGCCCGCAATATTGCGACGCCTGCTTCTCGGGCGAATACCCGGTAGCCCCGGCCGACCAGATCGAGAACGGGTTCCAGATGAAGGCGGCGGAATAGGCCCGTCTCAGTAGGTCCGTCTCGATGGCGAGGGCCATCGCCTTCGCCACGCGGTCACATTTCCATTTGCACCGGACAGCCTCAAAGACCCGGCCAGCGCCCGCCCCGCCAACGGCGGGCGCTTCTCGTCCGCCAGGCCGGGCGCTGGCCTGAGCCAGTCTCGTGTTGCCAGCGGCTCCGGGCGCCAGGTCCCGCACGGGCGGGGGCGAGGCAGCCGGCCCAAATCTTCGTCAGGCCCTGCGGGAAAAACCATCGCCAGCACCACCGCGCCAATCCGCCCTCTTGCCATGTGCCGCGCCCGGTGCCAGAAGCCCCAGCCATGACCGATAGTGCAACGCCCCCCGCCCCCATCGCCCCGAAACCCGCCCCCAAGCTCGCGCTCGTCACCGGCGCCTCGCGCGGGCTTGGCGCGGCAATGGCCGAGGCGCTGGCCGCACAGGGCTGGCATGTGATGGCCGTGGCCCGCACCACCGGCGCGCTGGAAGAGCTCGATGACCGCATCCAGGCCGCCGGCGGCCAGGCAACGCTGGCGCCGATGGACGTGACCGACCCGGAGGCGATGGCGCATCTGGCCAGCGCGATCGCGGGCCGCTGGGGCAGCCTGCAGCTGTGGGTCCACACGGCGATCCACGCCGCGCCGCTGGCACCGGCCGCGCATATGGATGCCAAGGACATGGCGAAATCCATCGCCACCAACCTGACCGCCACTGCCACGCTGATCGGCCTGCTGGAGCCGCTGCTGCGCGCGGGCCACGGCACCGCGCTGATGCTGGACGATCCGCGCGGCGGCGAGAAGTTCTTTGGCAGCTATGGCGCGACCAAGGCGGCGCAGATGGCGCTCGTGCGCAGCTGGCAGGCCGAGACGGTGAAGATCGGCCCGCGGGTGGTGATCGCCGAGCCTGCGCCGATGGCGACCGCCACCCGCGCCCGCTTCTACCCCGGTGAGGACCGTGCGCCGCTGGCGGATACCCGCGCCGAGGCGAACCGACTGATCGCGCGGCTATAGCCGCGAACCCCTTGCCGCATTGAGCTTTCCGGGAGCCTTTCGGGCCGGATCCGGCCCGCGCCGCTTTACCCCTGTCCCCCGCTCGTCTAAGTAGGGCAGAGCAGCGGCAACCGGGCGGACCCATGCGGATTCTCATCACCAATGACGACGGCATCAACGCGCGCGGGCTTGAGGTTCTGACCGAGATCGCCACAGAGCTTGCGGGGCCCAAGGGCGAGGTCTGGACCGTCGCCCCCGCCTTCGAGCAATCGGGCGTGGCGCATTGCATCAGCTACACCCATCCGATGATGATTGCCAAGCTGGGGCCGCGCCGCTTTGCCGCCGAGGGCTCGCCGGCCGATTGCGTGCTGGCCGGGCTTTTCGACGTGCTGCAGGGGGCGCGGCCCGACCTGGTGCTGTCGGGGGTGAACCGCGGCAACAATTCGGGCGAGAACGCGATGTATTCGGGCACGCTTGGCGGCGCGATGGAAGCGGCGCTGCAGGGTCTGCCGGCGATTGCGCTGTCGCAGTTCATGGGACCGGACACCAACGATCTGGACGATCCGTTCGAGGCGGCGCGGGTTCATGGTGCGGCGCTGGTGCGCAAGCTGCTGGACAAGGGCCTGTGGGACGACAGCGATTACCGGCTGTTCTACAGCGTCAATTTCCCCCCCGTGGGCGCCGCGGCGGTCAAGGGAATGCGGGTTGCCGCGCAGGGCTTCCGCCGCGATACCAGCTTCGGGGTGGAGCCGCATATCTCGCCCTCGGGGCGCAAGTTCCTGTGGATCAAAGGCGGCGCGCAGCACGCGCCCACCCTGCCCGGCACCGATGTGGCGGTGAACCTCAACGGATATATCTCCGTCACCCCGATGCGCGCCGACCTGACCGCCCATGACGCGCTGGCCGCGCTGGAGGCCGCCCTGACATGAGCCATGCGCCCGGGCCGGAAGAGGAGGCCGAACGCAAGATGCGCTTCCTCTATACGCTCCGGTCCAAGGGCGTGACGGATGCCCGGGTGCTGTCGGCGATGGAAAAGGTGGATCGCGGCGCCTTCGTGAAGGGGCTGTTCGCGGAACGCGCCTATGAGGACATGCCGCTGCCGATTGCCTGCGGGCAGACCATCAGCCAGCCGTCCGTCGTGGGGCTGATGACGCTGGCGCTGGAGGTCAGCGCGCGCGACAAGGTGCTGGAGGTCGGCACCGGCTCGGGCTATCAGGCGGCGATCCTCAGCCATCTGGCGCGGCGGATCTACACGGTGGACCGCCACCGAAGGCTGGTGCGCGAGGCAGATGCGCTGTTCCGGGCGCTGAACCTGACCAACATCACCGCGATTGCCGCCGATGGCAGCCACGGGCTGCCCGACCAGGCGCCGTTCGACCGCATCATCGTGACCGCGGCGGCGGAAGATCCGCCCGGGCCGCTCTTGGCCCAGTTGCGGATCGGCGGTATCATGGTGTTGCCGGTCGGGCAGTCGGATACGGTGCAAAGCCTGATAAAGGTACGGCGCACTGCCGAAGGGTACGAGTATGAGGAGCTTCGGCCGGTGCGGTTCGTGCCACTGGTCGAGGGGCTGGGTCAGGACTGACCTTGCCAGGGCGAATACGGGGCCCGGTCAACAGGGCCCGATCAATGACGGATGTGACGAGGAACGAGCCATGCCGCGGATGATCCCTGACACCCTGACCCTGGCTGCCGCGCCAAGGCGCAAGCCGATGCGCGCGGCGCTGGCCGGCCTGTCGCTGCTGGCGCTGGCGGCCTGCCAGCAGAGCGCGGGCGGATTCGACATGGACCTGCGCAGCCTGGGCGACGGGTTCAGCACCACCGAGGCGGCGCGCAACGCGACCGCGCAGCGGCCGCAGCCCGACGGGCGCGGGGTGATCTCCTATCCGAACTACCAGGTGGCGGTGGCCGGGCGCGGCGACACGGTGCGCACGGTCGCGGCCCGAGTCGGCCTCGGCGCCGATGAGCTGGCGCGCTTCAACGCCGTATCTGCCGATGCAGCGCTGAACCCCGGCGAGGTGCTGGCACTGCCGGGCCGGGTGACCGCGGCGCCAGTGAGTGGCGGCAGCGTTACGGGCGGCCCCATCGACATCACCACCATCGCCTCGGGCGCCATCGACCGGGCGCAGGTGCCGGCCGGCACCGTGACGGCGGCCGCCCCTGCCCCGACCGGGACAGAGCCGGTGCGCCACCGCGTGGTCCGCGGCGAGACCGCCTATACCATCGCGCGCGCCTATGGCGTGTCGGTACGCTCGCTGGCGGACTGGAACGGGCTGACCGGCGAGATGACGGTACGCGAGGGGCAGTATCTGCTGATCCCGGTGGTGGTGGCGGGCGTGACCCAGCCTGCCAACGTGACCTCGGCCCCCGGGCAAGGCAGCGCGACCCCGGCGCCGCCCTCGGCCTCGCAGCCGCTGCCGGCCGAGCGGACCGTCACCGCCAGCACCCCGGTAGCAACGCCGCCCGCGCCCGATCTGGGCGGGCAGACCGCGGCCTCGGCCAGCGCCAAGTTCGTGATGCCGGTGCAGGGCAGCATCATCCGCGGCTATGCGCCCAAAAAGAATGACGGCATCGACATTTCCGCCGCCGCCGGCGCCACGGTGAAGGCTGCCGATGCGGGCACGGTCGCGGCGATCACCAAGGATACCGACCAGGTGCCGATCCTGGTGATCCGCCACCCGGGCAACCTGCTGACGGTCTATGCCAATATCGACGGGATCACCGTGGCCAAGGGCGCCACCGTGGCGCGCGGCCAGGCCATCGCCAAGGTGCGCGCCGGCAACCCCGCCTTCATGCATTTCGAGGTGCGCGACGGGTATGACAGCGTCGATCCGATGAAGTATTTGCAGTAGGGTCTTGGGGCCGTTACCGCCATTGGATCGGGCAGGAACAGGCGAGGCACTGCCTCGCCCCGCCCGTGCGGCACAGTTCACCCAGGGCCGCTGGCAGCGCAAAACCGACTGAGGACAGCGCCCGACCTGGCGGGCGAGAAGCGCCCGCCGAGGGCGGGGCGGGCGCTGGCCGGGCCCTTTGGGGGCCCGTCCCGGTGCAGTTGAAACCGCACGGCGTGGCGAAGGCGATGGCCTTCGCCAAGGATAGCGATGCAGGAGGGGCGCCAAGCGAAGAATTTATCCGTAGTCAGGCCCTTCGACACGAACCCCGTCAAAAGAGAGACCACTTCTGGTCATGACCATATCAAACCTCTTAAAGAAAGAGAAAAATCTTGGGCCAGATATAGGAACGTCAACGGCGCGAATGACCTCGTGCGGGTCATCAAATGTTCCTTTTTGCAGATAGACAACCACGCCCGGTTCAATTTCTTTGCCGTGATTGCCTCAGAAGCAAAGACGAAATCCGATGACACGCTCATCTTCCGACGCCAAACTCTCGGCTACCAGAAAATCCCGCATAGAAATTTCATCTGCACCATCCGCCGCGACGGTGCCTTTATAGTCGTTGTATTGAACGCTGGCTTCGAATGTAGGCATCGCCACCTCCAATTAAATCACTATTAGGTGGGGATAACAGGTGCGTGACCCAAAGCACAGACAAGTTCACGGCGCTCAGGTTAAAACGAACCCGGAACACACTGCCCAGTGCCATGACTAATGCCAAGAGCGGGGCCAACACGGCAGGTGCCAGCGGCAACCGCCCCCCTAGATCCGCACGCCCTCACGCCCCGCAAGATCCGTGAAGAACTGCCAGGCCACACGGCCCGACCGGCCGCCGCGGGTGGCTTGCCATTCGATGGCCTCGGCGCGCAGGCGCTCTTCGCTGATCGCCAGCCCGTAGCTGTCGCAATAGCCACGGATCATCGCCAGGTAATCGTCCTGATCGCAGGGGTGGAAGCCCAGCCAGAGGCCGAAGCGGTCGGACAGCGAGACCTTTTCCTCGACCGCCTCGGAGGGGCTGATCGCGGTGGAGCGTTCATTCTCGATCATGTCGCGGGGCATCAGGTGGCGGCGGTTCGAGGTGGCGTAGAACAGCACATTCTCGGGCCGGCCCTCGATGCCACCATCCAGCACCGCCTTCAGCGACTTGTAATGCTGGTCGTCATGGCTGAACGAGAGGTCATCGCAGAACAACACGAAGCGGTGGCTGTGCGCGGCGCGCAGATGCGCCAGCAGCCGGCCGACGCTGGGCAGGTCATCGCGCGCCAGCTCCACCAGCTTCAGCGGCAGCCCCGCGGCCAGCACGGCGGCATGGGCGGCCTTGACCAGCGAAGACTTGCCCATCCCCCGCGCGCCCCACAGCAGGGCGTTGTTGGCGGGCAGCCCGCGGGCGAACTGGCGGGTGTTGTCCAGGAGCGTATCGCGCGCGCGGTTGATGCCGACCAGCAGCGACAGATCCACCCGCGCCACGTTCGGCACCGGGGCCAGCCGGTCCGGCGCCACCTGCCACAGGAAGGCATCGGCGGCGCCGAAATCGGGGCTGCGCTGCGGCGGCGGGGCCAGGCGCTCCAGCGCCTCGGCGATGCGGGTCAGGGCATCTTCCGTCATTTCGGCTCGTCTTCGTCGTCATCCTCGACCCAGAGGCCCTGGGCGCGCAGATCGGCCTCGCGTTTCTTCTCGATGCGCCGGACCAGCAGGATGGAGATTTCGTAGAGCCCGTAGACCACGGTGAACAGCACCACCTGGCTGATGACATCGGGCGGGGTGGCAATGGCGGCCAGCAGCAGGATGGCGACCACGGCATAGCGGCGCATCGAGGCCAGGCCCTTGGCGCCGATCAGCCCGGCCTTGCCCATCAGCGTCAGCAGTACCGGCAGCTGGAAGCACAGCCCGAAAGCCAGGATGAACTTGATGGTCAGGCCCAGATATTCCTGCACCGAGCCCTGGAACAGGATCCCGGCCTCGGCC belongs to Frigidibacter mobilis and includes:
- a CDS encoding protein-L-isoaspartate(D-aspartate) O-methyltransferase encodes the protein MSHAPGPEEEAERKMRFLYTLRSKGVTDARVLSAMEKVDRGAFVKGLFAERAYEDMPLPIACGQTISQPSVVGLMTLALEVSARDKVLEVGTGSGYQAAILSHLARRIYTVDRHRRLVREADALFRALNLTNITAIAADGSHGLPDQAPFDRIIVTAAAEDPPGPLLAQLRIGGIMVLPVGQSDTVQSLIKVRRTAEGYEYEELRPVRFVPLVEGLGQD
- a CDS encoding ATP-binding protein, with the protein product MTEDALTRIAEALERLAPPPQRSPDFGAADAFLWQVAPDRLAPVPNVARVDLSLLVGINRARDTLLDNTRQFARGLPANNALLWGARGMGKSSLVKAAHAAVLAAGLPLKLVELARDDLPSVGRLLAHLRAAHSHRFVLFCDDLSFSHDDQHYKSLKAVLDGGIEGRPENVLFYATSNRRHLMPRDMIENERSTAISPSEAVEEKVSLSDRFGLWLGFHPCDQDDYLAMIRGYCDSYGLAISEERLRAEAIEWQATRGGRSGRVAWQFFTDLAGREGVRI
- a CDS encoding LysM peptidoglycan-binding domain-containing protein; this encodes MPRMIPDTLTLAAAPRRKPMRAALAGLSLLALAACQQSAGGFDMDLRSLGDGFSTTEAARNATAQRPQPDGRGVISYPNYQVAVAGRGDTVRTVAARVGLGADELARFNAVSADAALNPGEVLALPGRVTAAPVSGGSVTGGPIDITTIASGAIDRAQVPAGTVTAAAPAPTGTEPVRHRVVRGETAYTIARAYGVSVRSLADWNGLTGEMTVREGQYLLIPVVVAGVTQPANVTSAPGQGSATPAPPSASQPLPAERTVTASTPVATPPAPDLGGQTAASASAKFVMPVQGSIIRGYAPKKNDGIDISAAAGATVKAADAGTVAAITKDTDQVPILVIRHPGNLLTVYANIDGITVAKGATVARGQAIAKVRAGNPAFMHFEVRDGYDSVDPMKYLQ
- the surE gene encoding 5'/3'-nucleotidase SurE, with the translated sequence MRILITNDDGINARGLEVLTEIATELAGPKGEVWTVAPAFEQSGVAHCISYTHPMMIAKLGPRRFAAEGSPADCVLAGLFDVLQGARPDLVLSGVNRGNNSGENAMYSGTLGGAMEAALQGLPAIALSQFMGPDTNDLDDPFEAARVHGAALVRKLLDKGLWDDSDYRLFYSVNFPPVGAAAVKGMRVAAQGFRRDTSFGVEPHISPSGRKFLWIKGGAQHAPTLPGTDVAVNLNGYISVTPMRADLTAHDALAALEAALT